A genomic segment from Nematostella vectensis chromosome 6, jaNemVect1.1, whole genome shotgun sequence encodes:
- the LOC5510555 gene encoding ras-related and estrogen-regulated growth inhibitor-like, with the protein MGAKQVGKSDFKYQYQSEIYQNTVNSEILDPGPLPSGAGGERMLEDRVTWGDAFVLIYSITSRENFHAAWNYYHVVTSIEAKPVIVLLANKHDLGHKRKVLTTEGRQMAQAIKCPFYEVSASEGFEQIRKVIPGGTAEKERAQVLAFTQTPEECCRETI; encoded by the exons ATGGGAGCTAAACAAGTAGGCAAATCAG ATTTCAAGTACCAATACCAGTCAGAGATTTACCAGAATACCGTGAATAGCGAGATTTTGGACCCGGGACCATTG CCCAGCGGTGCCGGTGGTGAGCGCATGCTCGAGGACCGCGTGACATGGGGAGATGCCTTCGTGCTAATCTATTCTATCACAAGCCGCGAAAATTTCCACGCGGCCTGGAACTACTACCATGTGGTGACGTCCATCGAAGCCAAACCTGTGATAGTGTTACTCGCGAATAAACACGACCTGGGACACAAGAGAAAG GTGCTAACTACTGAAGGCCGTCAAATGGCGCAAGCGATCAAATGTCCATTCTATGAAGTTTCCGCCTCTGAAGGCTTCGAACAAATTAGAAAAGTTATACCGGGAGGGACTGCGGAAAAAGAAAGAGCGCAAGTACTCGCTTTCACCCAGACCCCTGAGGAGTGCTGTCGAGAAACTATTTAG
- the LOC5510556 gene encoding rRNA-processing protein fyv7 has protein sequence MAADSKGRAKTFGGSKWRKRANISGVGSKEKGQGFAHFRKQKALREYKKLLKKTRREKPMLVLNTLEDDIQSNLTEPIVHRGSSDATDRLQETKQQTAQQKQNVSKNIGRAPKIEKRKTCSKYHDAQEKFKRQKIENEQLKKEKEKEKEKKIAELQESLKRRRETHKQLTKRTQRGQPVMANQISHLLQKIQSHS, from the exons atggcggccgaTTCTAAAGGTAGAGCCAAAACTTTTGGTGGAAGTAAATGGAGAAAACGGGCGAATatttctggagtcggaagcaAGGAGAAAG GCCAAGGGTTTGCTCACTTCAGGAAGCAGAAAGCTCTGAGAGAATATAAAAAACTATTAAAAAAGACAAGACGTGAAAAGCCAATGCTTGTCTTGAACACTTTGGAGGATGATATCCAATCAAACCTGACTGAGCCCATTGTACACAGGGGCTCTTCAGATGCCACAGATAGGCTACAGGAAACCAAACAGCAAACAGCACAACAAAAACAG AATGTCTCCAAGAATATAGGCAGAGCTCCCAAGATAGA gAAGAGAAAAACTTGTAGTAAATACCATGATGCTCAAGAAAagtttaaaagacaaaaaattgaGAATGAACAATTAAAGAAG GAAAaagagaaggagaaggagaagaaaATAGCAGAGCTACAGGAGAGTCTTAAAAGGCGAAGAGAAACCCACAAACAATTGACAAAAAGAACCCAAAGAGGACAGCCAGTCATGGCTAACCAAATAAGTCATCTCTTACAGAAAATACAAAGTCACAGCTAG